The Arachis hypogaea cultivar Tifrunner chromosome 14, arahy.Tifrunner.gnm2.J5K5, whole genome shotgun sequence genome has a segment encoding these proteins:
- the LOC112744146 gene encoding uncharacterized protein isoform X1, with the protein MGHLYALDFDGVLCDTCGETAISAVKAAKLRWPALFDGVDPTVEDWIVQQMITVRPVVETGYETLLLVRLLLETRVPSIRKSSVAEGLTVEGILETWIKLKPIVMEEWDENRNELIDLFGKVRDDWLQNDFSGWMGANRFYPGTADALRFASSKVYIVTTKQGRFADALLKELAGITLPPERIYGLGTGPKVEVLKKLQKMPEHQGLTLHFVEDRLATLKNVIKEPELDNWNLYLVNWGFNTQKERDEAAASPRITLLELSDFSKKLK; encoded by the exons GCAGCCAAGTTGAGATGGCCAGCATTGTTTGATGGTGTGGATCCAACCGTTGAAGATTGGATTGTTCAACAGATGATTACA GTGAGGCCAGTGGTGGAAACTGGATATGAGACTCTCTTACTTGTGAGATTATTGCTTGAGACCAGAGTTCCATCAATTCGAAAATCTTCG GTTGCAGAAGGGCTCACAGTTGAGGGTATATTGGAGACATGGATCAAATTAAAGCCTATTGTGATGGAAGAATGGGATGAGAATAGAAATGAACTGATAGATCTTTTTGGAAAGGTCAGAGATGATTGGTTGCAGAATGATTTCTCTGGTTGGATGGGAGCAAACAG ATTCTATCCTGGTACTGCTGATGCACTAAGATTTGCAAGCTCAAAAGTTTACATTGTCACCACAAAACAG GGCCGTTTTGCTGATGCTTTACTGAAAGAGCTTGCTGGAATCACTTTACCACCAGAAAGAATATATGGTTTAGGAACTGG TCCTAAGGTAGAAGTGCTAAAGAAGCTTCAAAAGATGCCAGAGCACCAAGGACTGACCCTACA CTTTGTGGAAGATAGGCTTGCAACCTTAAAAAATGTCATTAAAGAACCAGAGTTGGACAATTGGAATTTGTATCTAG TTAATTGGGGGTTCAACactcagaaagagagagatgaaGCAGCAGCTAGCCCCAGGATTACACTTCTTGAGCTGTCTGACTTCAGTAAGAAGCTGAAATAG
- the LOC112744147 gene encoding uncharacterized protein: MSSITTLLLLLLLLVLQNYEFAHGGKRKVHISDDLDDVYDDEEDESWKEWGKKKEPSFPPADLSKMEPSQIKEEMMKRHTGPVIGFVKLRFGLRRTPDMVAEIAMKWSQVMRTGGIGIRFMGVDTSTIMFNMESIKGMDELKDFIFDQSEAYEIKIGNDVFRRPGDPPLEEVLQNLQKEKTKADNAGQEENDGDLRTEL; the protein is encoded by the exons ATGAGCTCCATTACCaccctccttcttcttctactacttctggTGCTGCAAAATTACGAATTTGCCCATGGAGGAAAGCGCAAGGTGCACATCAGCGATGACCTTGATGACGTGTACGATGACGAAGAGGACGAGTCTTGGAAGGAATGGGGCAAGAAGAAGGAGCCATCTTTCCCGCCCGCCGATCTGTCGAAAATGGAACCGTCTCAGATCAAGGAGGAGATGATGAAGCGCCACACCGGTCCCGTCATCGGCTTCGTCAAGCTCCGCTTCGGACTTCGCCGTACTCCG gacatgGTAGCGGAAATCGCCATGAAATGGTCACAAGTTATGAGAACTGGAGGCATTGGTATAAGGTTCATGGGTGTTGATACAAGTACAATCATGTTCAACATGGAAAGCATCAAAGGCATGGATGAG TTGAAGGACTTTATCTTTGACCAATCAGAGGCATATGAGATCAAAATCGGGAATGATGTTTTTCGAAGACCTGGAGATCCACCTTTAGAAGAGGTTCTTCAGAACCTTCAGAAAGAAAAAACCAAAGCGGATAATGCTGGTCAAGAGGAAAATGATGGGGATTTGAGAACAGAGTTGTAA
- the LOC112743191 gene encoding F-box protein At5g07610, which yields MESPWDTVIRDMDLLTEILLRLPVKQAIQCKCVCKKWLSIISNPKFRYSHTCRLYSKYNNKPPPTALLVQNFGDTKAKRASIVPFHTNNNNANKIFFHLDLDRRKYMSSTIIHSCNGLLLCNVTPTPNSGLTTFESFIIRLESHFRICNPAISNDHCVYLDYPLGDVDSPYNEDIYIFDPLDLKAYLVFEPLKQPLSYKVILFGEMEAPYGHYSRLNQLKPRIGIRLYSSETSCWSSVVCNLPNDLRVPEGVYCNGAVHWFRLDDDNSVYFDVNRLCFDKLPAVPACVDSNSELLGVKYLGECKGRLHLILSDSLEFDIWELEEDYSSWVARYRVNLNRMHDGESALCWNLSSNPFCVLSFVLRQEEEEEDSMLVLFQDGKIMSYSLKNYDLRVLCKLDRVPRSVHHYFETLLSIGN from the coding sequence ATGGAGAGTCCATGGGACACTGTGATACGAGACATGGATCTCTTAACGGAGATCCTTCTCCGATTGCCAGTGAAACAAGCGATTCAATGCAAATGCGTGTGCAAGAAATGGTTGTCAATCATCTCCAACCCCAAATTCCGTTATTCACACACTTGTCGTTTATATTCCAAGTACAATAACAAACCTCCACCCACTGCTCTGTTGGTTCAGAATTTCGGAGACACGAAGGCCAAAAGAGCTTCTATTGTTCCCTTCCACACCAATAATAACAACGCCAACAAAATCTTCTTCCACCTTGATCTTGATCGACGCAAATACATGTCTTCTACTATTATACACTCTTGTAATGGTCTATTACTATGTAATGTTACACCCACACCCAATTCTGGTTTAACAACTTTTGAGTCTTTTATAATACGACTAGAATCCCACTTTCGCATATGCAACCCAGCCATCAGCAATGACCACTGCGTTTATCTAGATTACCCCCTTGGCGATGTAGATTCCCCATATAATGAAGATATCTACATATTTGACCCTTTAGACTTGAAGGCTTATCTTGTTTTCGAACCTCTAAAACAACCTCTTTCTTACAAAGTTATTTTATTTGGTGAAATGGAAGCTCCGTATGGACATTATAGTCGTCTCAATCAACTCAAACCCCGAATTGGGATTCGTTTGTATTCCTCAGAGACGTCTTGTTGGAGTAGTGTTGTTTGCAATCTTCCTAATGATTTACGTGTCCCAGAGGGAGTTTATTGCAATGGTGCTGTTCATTGGTTTCGTTTAGATGATGACAATTCCGTTTATTTCGATGTCAATCGGCTTTGCTTTGATAAATTGCCTGCAGTCCCTGCATGTGTTGACTCAAATTCAGAGCTCTTGGGTGTTAAGTATTTAGGAGAATGTAAAGGGAGGCTGCACTTGATTCTATCTGATAGTTTGGAGTTTGATATTTGGGAATTAGAGGAAGATTACTCTTCATGGGTTGCCAGATACCGTGTCAATCTTAATCGCATGCATGATGGGGAATCGGCCTTGTGCTGGAATCTTTCAAGTAATCCATTTTGTGTGTTAAGTTTTGTTCTTCgccaagaagaagaggaggaggattcCATGCTTGTGTTGTTCCAAGATGGTAAAATAATGTCTTATAGCCTAAAAAATTATGATTTGAGGGTTCTTTGTAAATTAGATAGAGTGCCTAGATCTGTTCATCACTACTTTGAGACTCTGTTATCTATTGGAAATTAA